The Bacillota bacterium DNA window TGCTGCTGGTGGTGGTCTTCGCCACCGCCAGCGGCTTGGCTCCCGGCATCGGGCCCCTCGCCCTCTTCCGCGGCGGCTGGGGCCTGGGCAACGCCTTCTTCACGTCCACCGCCCTCTCCATCATCACGGGCGCGGCAGGCAGCGCCGGGATCGCCTCCGCGGTGACGCTGTACGAGTCGGCGATGGGCCTGGGAATCGCCTCGGGGCCGCTGCTGGGCGGCTTGCTGGGGAGGATCCGCTGGCAGATGCCCTTCTTCGGAACCGCGGCGTTGATGGCGGTGGCACTCGTGCTCACCCTCGTCCTGGTCCGCGAGACCGGGCCGAAGGAGAGGCCGCGCTCTCCCTCGGACATCTTCGGTGCCCTCCGCCATCCCGCCGTCCTGACCAACGCGCTGGCGGGGCTCGCCTACAGCTACGTCTTCTTCACGATCCTGGCCTACTCGCCCACCACGCCGGCGCTGGCGGGGCTCGGGGCCACCGGGATCGGCCTGGCCTTCTTCGGCTGGGGCATCCTGCTGGGCCTCTCCTCGGTCATCGTGGTCAACTGGCTTCGTCCGCGGCTCGGCCCCGTGCGCATGCTCCTTTTGAATCAGCTGGCCCTGCTCGCGGTGGTCCTGGCGGCCGCCCTGGTTCCGCAGGCCACCCTGGTCTGGGTGGTCGTCCTCTCCGGAATCTTCTGCGGCATCGCCAACGCGCTCTTCACGACGCTGGCCATGGAGGTCTCACCCTTCTCGCGCTCGATCTCCTCCGGCACCTACAACTTTGTCCGCTGGGCGGGGGCCGCCCTGGCACCCGTCCTGAGCGGGGTCCTGCGCGAGGCGTATGGGGTTCAGACCCCGTTCTGGGTGGCGGCGGCGGTGCTGGTGGCCGGTGTCGGGGTCCTCTTCCTGAGGCGCGGCGTGCTCGTCGAGGCGCTGGCGCTCCAGGGGGCGACGGAAGGCGGCGTGGACACCGCGGAGTCGCTCCGCGGCCGCGAGCTGCCCGGCCACCGGAAAGCCGACCTGGGACCGGGGGAACCGTCGGAGCCCTCGTCGGCTCCGTAGCGCCGTAGCCCGGCCGCCCTCTTCGTGCTATCCGCTCCCGCCCGTGCGGGCCCGGGCGTCCTCGAAGGCGCCTTGCGGGAAGACGGCGTCGGCGCCAGGGAGGCGACCAGCTCCCGGCCTTCCTGGGTCCCTCCCGTGCCCGCCACGTGCATGCCGGCCCCCTCGGCCAGCTGTACCGCCACGCCCGCCCCGTCGAAGCCCGGGGTGTACGGGAGAGCGGGCAGACGGCCGTACTGGCCGGCCCGCAGGTAGGTCTCCACGGGGATGGACGCCCGCGGCGTGCAGGCGGACGCGCACCTGGCCGGCGGACGGCCGCGGTTCGGGCACCTCCTCCAGGCGCAGGACCTCGGGAGCACCGAAGTTGTGGACACGGATGGCCTTCATCGAGCGCGGGCCTCCTCGTCGATCAGGGTTTCTTCCATGACAAGCGGACGAAGTCTCCACCCGGACGCCGACGCCAGGGCGTGCGGGGATCCTTCCTGGATCCCGGCGTTGCGGACGCGGTTCCGCAGCACCGCCCGACGAAGCGCCCCCATTCGTATCGGACGACAAGAGACGTCCGCGCGTGTGCTGCGTATTCGTATCAGGAACTGGTACCATGCTCATGGTAGGACGGTCACATAGGGTGAGGATGGTGGCAACAGCCAATATCCGCATGCCTGACGAGATTTACGCGCGTCTCAAGGCCCGAGCCCAGGCCGAGGGCCGCTCGATCAACGAGCTGGCGGTCGAGATCCTCGACCGCGAGAGCCGGCGCTGGGCGGCACGACGGGCGCTCGAGGAAGGCAGGCGCCTCCGCGAGGAGATCCGAGCCCGGCATGGCGAGTTGCCCGACTCCGCGCCGGAGATCCGGCGAGATCGGGAGGAGCGCGCGGGCGGTGCCTGAGACGATCTGTCTCGACGCAAGCGTCGTAGCCAAACTCTTCCTTCCCGAGCCCGGGAGCGAGGACGCGGAGAGACTCTTCCAGAGAGCATTGGACACCGGCATCGTCCTGGTCGCGCCGACTCTCCTCGTGGTCGAGGTGATGTCGGTTTTCCGCAAGCAGGCGCGTCGCGGCCACCTCACGCTCGAGCAGGCCGGCGCGGCGGCGCGGTCGCTTCTCGACCTTCCGAT harbors:
- a CDS encoding Arc family DNA-binding protein: MATANIRMPDEIYARLKARAQAEGRSINELAVEILDRESRRWAARRALEEGRRLREEIRARHGELPDSAPEIRRDREERAGGA
- a CDS encoding type II toxin-antitoxin system VapC family toxin codes for the protein MPETICLDASVVAKLFLPEPGSEDAERLFQRALDTGIVLVAPTLLVVEVMSVFRKQARRGHLTLEQAGAAARSLLDLPIEEVAGREIHERAWRLAGDLDLPVVYDAMYLAVAEARGAVLWTADRLLFDKAMQTGYVRFLGRDPLGMS
- a CDS encoding MFS transporter; protein product: MLRRFPGAVWATAFGVLIAFMGIGVVDPIMPLIGRAMGLSTAQVEWLFTSYIAVMSLAMLVSGVLATRWGARRVLLTGLLLVVVFATASGLAPGIGPLALFRGGWGLGNAFFTSTALSIITGAAGSAGIASAVTLYESAMGLGIASGPLLGGLLGRIRWQMPFFGTAALMAVALVLTLVLVRETGPKERPRSPSDIFGALRHPAVLTNALAGLAYSYVFFTILAYSPTTPALAGLGATGIGLAFFGWGILLGLSSVIVVNWLRPRLGPVRMLLLNQLALLAVVLAAALVPQATLVWVVVLSGIFCGIANALFTTLAMEVSPFSRSISSGTYNFVRWAGAALAPVLSGVLREAYGVQTPFWVAAAVLVAGVGVLFLRRGVLVEALALQGATEGGVDTAESLRGRELPGHRKADLGPGEPSEPSSAP